The following are from one region of the Cyanobium gracile PCC 6307 genome:
- a CDS encoding YybH family protein, translating to MNPDEAAIRQVLNRWAEATREGRQDDVLAHHQDDLVIFDVLSPLRYTSAAQYRASWESWQPDARGAVLFALQDLAVEAGADVGYAFGLLQCGGTLPDGQMFSDMVRITFGLRKRDGRWKVAHQHVSRPIDRG from the coding sequence ATGAACCCGGACGAAGCGGCGATCCGACAGGTGCTGAATCGGTGGGCCGAAGCCACCCGGGAGGGTCGCCAGGACGACGTTCTCGCCCACCATCAGGACGACCTGGTGATTTTCGATGTCCTGTCGCCGCTGCGGTACACCTCGGCGGCCCAGTACCGCGCCAGCTGGGAGTCCTGGCAGCCGGACGCCCGCGGCGCCGTGCTGTTTGCCCTGCAGGATCTCGCTGTCGAGGCAGGAGCCGACGTGGGTTATGCCTTTGGCCTGCTCCAGTGCGGGGGAACACTCCCGGACGGACAGATGTTCAGCGATATGGTGCGGATCACGTTCGGCCTGCGAAAGCGTGACGGACGATGGAAGGTTGCCCATCAGCATGTCTCCAGGCCGATCGACAGGGGCTGA
- the gatA gene encoding Asp-tRNA(Asn)/Glu-tRNA(Gln) amidotransferase subunit GatA, which yields MGIAEWREQLRRGEVSARELTDRHLARIAAVDSTVHAFLEVTAERARADADRIDAARAAGETLPPLAGIPLAIKDNLCTKGIRTTCSSRMLENFVPPYESTVTERLWRAGAVLLGKTNLDEFAMGSSTETSAFGASRNPWSPDRVPGGSSGGSAAAVAAGECIGSLGSDTGGSIRQPASFCGVVGLKPTYGRVSRWGLVAFASSLDQVGPFSSSVADAAELLQAIAGEDPRDATCLRAPVPDYSADLETPIAGLRVGLIRECFDQEGLDPEVKASVLTAAAQLEALGCELVDVSCPRFNDGIATYYVIAPSEASANLARYDGVKYGFRAAPGEPGGDGLAAMTARSRAEGFGEEVQRRILIGTYALSAGYVDAYYRKAQQVRTLIRRDFDRAFETVDVLLTPTSPTTAFPSGAHAGDPLAMYLADLLTIPANLAGLPAISVPCGFDAQGLPIGLQLITGVLEEPKLLRVAHQYEQAARVMDARPAAALVA from the coding sequence GGCCCGGGAGCTCACGGATCGCCACCTGGCGCGCATCGCGGCGGTCGATTCCACCGTGCATGCCTTTCTGGAGGTCACCGCCGAGCGGGCGCGGGCCGATGCCGATCGCATCGACGCGGCCCGGGCGGCGGGCGAGACCCTGCCCCCCCTGGCCGGCATTCCTCTGGCGATCAAGGACAACCTCTGCACCAAGGGCATCCGCACCACCTGCTCCAGCCGCATGCTGGAGAACTTCGTCCCCCCTTATGAATCCACGGTGACCGAGCGGCTCTGGCGGGCCGGCGCGGTGCTGCTGGGCAAGACCAACCTCGACGAGTTCGCCATGGGCAGCTCCACCGAGACCTCGGCCTTCGGCGCCAGCCGCAATCCCTGGAGTCCGGATCGGGTGCCCGGCGGCAGCTCGGGCGGCAGTGCGGCCGCCGTGGCCGCCGGTGAATGCATCGGTTCGCTGGGCTCCGACACCGGGGGATCGATCCGCCAGCCCGCCAGCTTCTGCGGGGTGGTGGGCCTCAAGCCCACCTACGGCCGGGTGAGCCGCTGGGGTCTGGTGGCCTTCGCCTCCTCCCTCGACCAGGTGGGTCCGTTCAGCAGCAGCGTGGCCGATGCCGCCGAGCTGCTGCAGGCGATCGCCGGGGAGGACCCCCGCGACGCCACCTGCCTGCGGGCGCCGGTGCCCGACTACTCCGCCGACCTGGAGACACCCATCGCCGGGCTGCGGGTGGGCCTGATCCGGGAATGCTTCGACCAGGAGGGCCTTGATCCCGAAGTGAAGGCCTCGGTGCTGACGGCCGCCGCCCAGCTGGAGGCCCTGGGCTGTGAGCTGGTGGATGTGAGCTGCCCCCGTTTCAACGACGGCATCGCCACCTATTACGTGATCGCCCCCTCGGAGGCCTCCGCCAACCTGGCCCGCTACGACGGCGTCAAGTACGGCTTCCGGGCCGCTCCCGGCGAGCCGGGCGGCGACGGCCTGGCGGCCATGACCGCCCGCAGCCGGGCCGAGGGCTTCGGCGAGGAGGTGCAGCGCCGCATCCTGATCGGCACCTATGCCCTGTCGGCCGGCTACGTGGACGCCTACTACCGCAAGGCCCAGCAGGTGCGCACCCTCATCCGCCGCGATTTCGACCGCGCCTTCGAGACTGTCGATGTGCTGCTGACCCCCACCTCGCCCACCACCGCCTTTCCCAGCGGCGCCCACGCCGGCGATCCCCTGGCCATGTACCTGGCCGACCTGCTCACCATCCCCGCCAACCTGGCCGGCCTGCCGGCCATCAGTGTCCCCTGCGGCTTCGACGCCCAGGGCCTGCCGATCGGCCTGCAGCTGATCACCGGCGTGCTGGAGGAGCCCAAGCTGCTGCGGGTGGCCCACCAGTACGAGCAGGCGGCCCGGGTGATGGACGCCCGGCCCGCAGCGGCGCTGGTGGCCTGA